One Oncorhynchus masou masou isolate Uvic2021 chromosome 27, UVic_Omas_1.1, whole genome shotgun sequence genomic window carries:
- the LOC135515856 gene encoding ubl carboxyl-terminal hydrolase 18-like produces the protein MMSRRMFSMCVGSWSLPIGSRSQGLRGLRNYGLSCCVNALLQSFSATWELVDLLEGWNPVDKESVPLYLRKALLAMQSDQSQPARHRDFLHCLDRNDICYNVQQDADEVFLSILNLIQQQMSDKALAQEIQSLYKVTMETYLQCLECKYIETGTSFLLSLPMHIRESHDSLEDCMRFFFKRQELRDGDKCYCERCGEKKPSQQGFKLISLPPVLCLHLKRFRNSHGYTRKLHYKVTFPETLNISEILTAEALSERFVQSDSQYSLCAVIVHSGVAMFGHYTAYVRHKNQSWYYANDSSVRQVSWKEVQNTYGGSQREDTAYMLLYRRTPEGKQQEWSSG, from the exons ATGATGTCACGAAGAATGTTCTCAATGTGCGTCGGTAGTTGGAGTCTACCTATCGGGAGTAGGTCACAAG GCCTAAGAGGTCTGAGGAACTATGGCCTGTCATGCTGTGTGAACGCTCTGCTGCAGTCCTTCTCTGCCACCTGGGAACTGGTGGATCTGCTAGAAGG GTGGAACCCAGTTGACAAGGAGAGTGTCCCTCTGTATCTGAGGAAGGCGCTACTAGCCATGCAGAGTGACCAATCCCAGCCTGCTCGTCATCGAGACTTCCTGCACTGCCTGGACAGAAATGACATCTGCT ACAATGTTCAGCAGGATGCAGATGAGGTATTCCTCTCCATTCTAAACCTTATCCAACAACAGATGAGTGACAAGGCCTTA GCTCAGGAGATTCAGTCTCTGTACAAggttaccatggagacatacCTTCAGTGTCTAGAATGTAAATACATCGAAACTGGGACCAGCTTTCTACTCAGCCTCCCCATGCACATAAGGGAGAGCCATGACTCCCTG GAGGACTGTATGCGGTTCTTCTTCAAGCGTCAGGAACTAAGGGATGGAGATAAGTGCTACTGTGAAAGATGTGGAGAAAAGAAGCCCTCCCAACAG GGCTTCAAACTCATCTCCCTGCCCCCTGTCTTGTGTCTTCACCTGAAGAGATTCCGTAATTCCCACGGTTACACCAGGAAACTACACTACAAAGTCACCTTCCCAGAAACCCtgaacatttctgagatcttgACAGCAGAGGCACTGTCAGAACGTTTTGTACAG AGTGACAGCCAGTACAGTTTGTGTGCAGTCATAGTGCACTCCGGCGTTGCCATGTTTGGACACTACACAGCATACGTTCGTCACAAGAACCAAAGCTGGTACTACGCTAATGATAGTTCTGTACGGCAG GTTAGCTGGAAGGAAGTACAGAACACCTATGGAGGAAGTCAAAG AGAAGACACAGCATATATGCTGCTCTACAGACGAACCCCAGAGGGAAAGCAACAGGAGTGGTCCTCAGGCTGA